TCCTGATCCTCGGCGAGCGCCTCCGCCCCGCCCAGTGGATCGCCGTCGCCACCGGCGCGTCCGCCGTCCTCGTCCTGGCCATCGGGTACGGGCAGCCGCCCTGGATCTCGCTGATGCTGGCCTTCTCGTTCGCCACGTACGGCCTGGTGAAGAAGAAGGTCAACCTCGGCGGCATCGAATCCCTCGCCGCCGAGACCGCGATCCAGTTCCTCCCCGCCCTCGCCTATCTGCTCTTCCTCGGCGCGAGCAGCGACGCCACCTTCGGCACCCCCGCGCACGGCGCGCTCCTCGCCTCGACGGGCATCGTCACCGCCATCCCGCTGGTCTGCTTCGGCGCGGCCGCGATCCGGGTGCCGCTCTCCACGCTCGGGCTGCTCCAGTACCTGGCGCCCGTCTTCCAGTTCGGGCTCGGCATCCTGTACTTCCACGAGGCGATGCCGCCCGAGCGCTGGGCCGGGTTCGCCCTGGTCTGGCTGGCGCTGTCGATCCTGACCTGGGACGCCCTGCGCAACGCGCACCGCAACAGGGCGGAGGCCGCACGCCTCTCGGCGCTGGCCTCCGCCACCGACCCTGCCACCGTCAGCCGCGAACCGGCTGCCTGATCTCCGCGGCGGGCGCCTCCTCCGTACGCCGCCCGCGCAGCCCGTACGCGGTCACCGCCGCGCCCAGGACCACCATGGTCAGCGGCACGGCCAGCGCCGCGCGGAAGGCGTCGAGGGTCTCCCCCGGACTCGCGTCCCCGGCCGGCAGCGCCAGCCCGTACACGGCGGTCACCGCCGAGATGCCGACGGCCGAACCGAACTGCGTGGCGGTGTTCAACAGCCCGCCCGCAAGCCCCTGCTCCTCCTCCGCGACCCCGTCGGTCGCGGCGATCGTCAGCGGCCCGTACGCCAGGGCGAAGGCCGTGCCGACCAGGGCGAACACAGGGAACATCGCGGCGTACGACCACTCCAGGCCGACCTGGAGGAAGGCCCCGTACGCGAGGACCGCGGCGACGAATCCGCCCAGGATCACCCGGGTGTTGCCGTACCTGGCCACCAGGCGCGGGGTGAGCGTCGGCGCCAGTACGGCGTCGAGGCCCAGGACGAAGAGCGCGAAGGCCGTCTGCGTCGACGACCAGCCGCGCAGCTCCTGCAGATAGAGCGTCGCCACGAACTGGAAGCCGAAGAAGGCCCCGACGAAGAGCATCGCGCCGAGCCCGGCCCTGACGACCGAGCCCGTACGGAAGATCCCGAGCCGGACCAGCGGCACCACCGTGCGCCGCTCGACGGCGACGAACCCGCCGATCAGCGCGAGCCCCGCAAGGACGGCTGCCAGGGTCAACTCCCAGCCCCGGGTGCCGTGTTCGAGCCGTACGATCCCGTACGCCAGCAGCAGCATGGCCCCTGCGGCGGCGGCCGCCCCCAGCAGGTCGAAGTCCTTCTTGGTGCGTACGGGCCGGGGCCCCTCGGCGGGCACGATGCGTACGGCGGCCGCCAGGAGCGCCCCCGCGAGCACGACCGGCGCGAAGAAGACCCACCGCCAGCCGATCGCGGTGAGCACCCCGCCGATGACCAGGCCGAGCGAGAAGCCCCCGGCGGCCGTCCCCGCGAAGACGAGGAGCGCCTTGTTGCGCTGGGGCCCCTCGGCGTACGAGGTGGTGATGATCGACATCGCGGCGGGCGTCATGAAGGCCGCGGCGACCCCGGTCACGAAGCGGGCGACGATCAGCATCCAGCCCTCGGTGGCGAAGCCGCCCAGGCTGGAGAAGACGAGGAAGACCGCGAGCCAGGCCAGGAACATCCGGCGGCGCCCGAGCAGATCGGCGGCCCGCCCGCCGAGGAGGGTGAAGCCCGCGTAGCCGAGGACGTACGCGCTCATCACCCAGGCCGCCGTGTCCGTCGGCAGCTCCAGATCGGATCTGATGGAGGGGATCGCGACGGCGAGCATCGCGATGTCGATGCCCTCCAGGAAGATCGTGCCGCTGAGGACGAGGAGGAGTGCCCAGGCGCGGGTGGACATGGTTTTTGGCATGACTGTCTCCTGCTGAAGTGCTGTTCAGGGATGGGCAGTTACTGATCGGGGGGTCGGTTCCCTCTTGTAACCACTCCGATCCTGCGGCAGCATCGGCAGACATGGAAGAAGGCACTTTGAAGTCACCGAGT
The sequence above is drawn from the Streptomyces sp. NBC_01465 genome and encodes:
- the rarD gene encoding EamA family transporter RarD; amino-acid sequence: MKGITGERAGFLNGVAAYVMWGLVPLFWPLLKPSGAMEILAHRMVWSLGVVAIALLVMRRWAWIGELIRQPKRVGLIAIAAAVISVNWGGYIWAVNNGRVVEASLGYFINPLVTIAMGVLILGERLRPAQWIAVATGASAVLVLAIGYGQPPWISLMLAFSFATYGLVKKKVNLGGIESLAAETAIQFLPALAYLLFLGASSDATFGTPAHGALLASTGIVTAIPLVCFGAAAIRVPLSTLGLLQYLAPVFQFGLGILYFHEAMPPERWAGFALVWLALSILTWDALRNAHRNRAEAARLSALASATDPATVSREPAA
- a CDS encoding MFS transporter translates to MPKTMSTRAWALLLVLSGTIFLEGIDIAMLAVAIPSIRSDLELPTDTAAWVMSAYVLGYAGFTLLGGRAADLLGRRRMFLAWLAVFLVFSSLGGFATEGWMLIVARFVTGVAAAFMTPAAMSIITTSYAEGPQRNKALLVFAGTAAGGFSLGLVIGGVLTAIGWRWVFFAPVVLAGALLAAAVRIVPAEGPRPVRTKKDFDLLGAAAAAGAMLLLAYGIVRLEHGTRGWELTLAAVLAGLALIGGFVAVERRTVVPLVRLGIFRTGSVVRAGLGAMLFVGAFFGFQFVATLYLQELRGWSSTQTAFALFVLGLDAVLAPTLTPRLVARYGNTRVILGGFVAAVLAYGAFLQVGLEWSYAAMFPVFALVGTAFALAYGPLTIAATDGVAEEEQGLAGGLLNTATQFGSAVGISAVTAVYGLALPAGDASPGETLDAFRAALAVPLTMVVLGAAVTAYGLRGRRTEEAPAAEIRQPVRG